Proteins encoded within one genomic window of Ranitomeya variabilis isolate aRanVar5 chromosome 4, aRanVar5.hap1, whole genome shotgun sequence:
- the CASS4 gene encoding cas scaffolding protein family member 4 isoform X3, producing MKKPCLCCPQNMLAKALYDNKAECPDELAFRKGDILTVLDQNILGSEGWWRCYLHGRQGLAPANRLQLLTIPQNESPVAQLNYNSLGRQQSSQNIYQVPTAPKTEVASMYERMENLYITPETQKPISGDIYQTPTCSPAQVFYERTNSSSSQHLLTLPRASRASNVTNISQPEVYDVPPSKLNVSVVSQRGTTPSPVNGRSPYLTPSEQQIYDIPSSPDTPGRSNVKTPKGSNVYDIPPMGTLAHQKNRSETPPASPHYNTLPNPRKSDWIYDYPLSPERNHLKDGCRKISIDRGMVYDVPPTRYGPVHSHCASGQIYDVPPQQSKPSLANQTLYDVPACRDISVPHQNGSLRKVSSTLGMQGLNHEDSKENVYDIPRGSSAGSPPKFEMSSISYNERVYDVPPPLPRNPKPTLHRLDKDRLSVSSSESRTSTLSTSSSGSSDSFTLSLPDESTAKVTLEPEVAIKRITELQERVSSSIASLMIFVSSKWRLQENMEANLEDIHRAVDSIILSLKQFIDFSQSIKINASHLTDTNIQTRINTQLQTLTDSFQTLSQNQEAINLCKWSLQALVIINKPHTTPDDLDQFVMVARTIPDDIKRFVSIIIANGKLLFKKTENEKKLKPVKEHVVSRKPQVLLRKGTKVLQESCANKTIEKHKDEKQQIFRQKAMEDNGYVYLQKKEDFEKMQHLSPIQQLENKTSPEEKRKGWLKPESRIYSCSDPGTGLLKEPTVLTKPEAPRSTEPVKKIALSESCYLYFGALQKAIRVFEDSLNKNETPEVFITHGKLIIMVGQKLVDLLCQDVKTNEARNDILFKSSELCSLLKNLAIATKTAAIQYPNMATMQELQCRTNELSNYTQLFRAMME from the exons AACATGTTGGCCAAAGCACTGTATGACAACAAGGCAGAATGCCCGGATGAGCTGGCCTTCCGAAAGGGTGACATCCTGACCGTGCTAGATCAGAATATCTTGGGTAGCGAGGGCTGGTGGAGGTGCTACCTACATGGACGACAAGGTCTTGCTCCGGCCAACCGGTTACAACTGTTGACCATACCCCAGAATGAGTCCCCAGTAGCACAGTTAAACTATAACTCCCTGGGCAGGCAACAATCTTCTCAGAACATCTACCAAGTGCCTACCGCACCCAAGACTGAGGTGGCATCCATGTACGAGAGGATGGAAAACCTATACATCACTCCGGAGACACAGAAGCCTATATCTGGGGACATCTATCAGACTCCTACTTGTTCTCCTGCTCAAGTCTTCTATGAAAGGACGAACAGCTCCTCCAGCCAG CATCTCTTGACTCTCCCAAGAGCGTCACGTGCTTCGAACGTCACCAACATATCCCAACCAGAAGTCTACGACGTACCACCTTCTAAGCTGAATGTTTCAGTTGTCTCCCAA CGGGGTACCACACCATCTCCAGTCAATGGACGTTCTCCATATCTCACCCCGTCTGAACAGCAAATTTATGACATCCCATCTAGTCCAGACACTCCAGGAAGAAGCAACGTCAAGACTCCTAAAGGTTCAAAT GTATATGACATACCGCCAATGGGTACATTGGCTCACCAAAAGAACAGAAGTGAAACTCCACCTGCTAGTCCTCATTACAACACTCTACCAAACCCCCGGAAGTCAGACTGGATCTACGACTACCCACTATCCCCAGAGAGAAATCATTTAAAAGATGGATGTAGAAAAATATCCATAGACAGAGGTATGGTGTACGATGTGCCTCCAACACGGTATGGACCAGTTCATTCCCATTGTGCATCAGGTCAAATATATGATGTCCCACCACAGCAAAGTAAACCATCATTGGCTAATCAAACTCTCTACGATGTTCCTGCATGCAGAGATATTTCTGTTCCACATCAAAATGGAAGCTTAAGGAAAGTCTCATCCACTTTAGGAATGCAAGGGTTGAATCACGAAGATTCCAAGGAAAATGTTTACGACATCCCAAGAGGATCATCTGCTGGGTCTCCCCCAAAGTTTGAGATGAGTAGTATATCATACAATGAGAGGGTATATGATGTACCTCCACCACTTCCAAGGAATCCTAAACCTACTCTACACAGACTTGACAAAGATAGGTTATCTGTCTCCAGCTCAGAAAGTCGAACCAGCACCTTGTCTACTTCATCCAGTGGTTCTAGTGACTCCTTTACGCTGTCTCTTCCAGATGAAAGCACCGCCAAGGTGACTCTAGAACCAGAAGTGGCAATTAAGAGGATTACTGAGCTTCAAGAACGGGTGTCGAGTTCTATAGCAAGCCTTATGATCTTTGTGAGCAGCAAATGGAGGCTTCAGGAAAACATGGAGGCCAATCTGGAGGACATTCACAGAGCTGTAGACAGTATTATTCTCTCGTTAAAACAGTTCATAGACTTTTCCCAGAGCATCAAGATCAATGCTTCTCACTTGACAGATACAAACATCCAAACGAGGATTAATACCCAGCTACAAACCCTTACAGACTCCTTCCAGACCCTCTCTCAAAATCAGGAAGCTATAAATCTGTGCAAATGgtcgcttcaggctttggtcattaTTAACAAACCTCATACGACACCTGATGATCTTGACCAGTTTGTCATGGTGGCCAGGACAATTCCAGATGACATCAAGCGCTTTGTGTCTATTATTATAGCCAATGGAAAACTTTTGTTTAAAAAAACAGAGAATGAGAAGAAGCTGAAACCTGTGAAAGAACATGTGGTGAGCCGAAAGCCACAGGTTCTCCTCCGCAAAGGAACCAAAGTTCTTCAGGAGTCATGTGCCAATAAAACCATTGAAAAACACAAGGATGAAAAACAGCAGATCTTCAGGCAGAAAGCTATGGAAGATAATGGATATGTCTACCTTCAG AAAAAAGAGGATTTTGAGAAAATGCAGCACTTATCTCCAATTCAACAGCTGGAAAATAAGACAAGTCCTGAAGAAAAG AGGAAAGGATGGCTGAAACCTGAATCCAGGATATATTCATGCAGTGACCCTGGCACAGGCCTCTTAAAA GAGCCCACAGTCCTAACGAAACCAGAAGCCCCTAGATCAACAGAACCAGTCAAGAAGATTGCACTGTCAGAGAGCTGCTACCTTTACTTTGGCGCTCTCCAGAAGGCAATCCGTGTTTTTGAAGACAGCCTCAACAAAAATGAGACACCAGAAGTCTTCATCACTCACGGAAAACTGATCATTATGGTCGGACAGAAACTGGTGGACCTTCTCTGCCAAGACGTCAAGACCAACGAAGCTCGCAATGACATTTTATTCAAGAGCAGTGAGCTTTGTAGTCTACTCAAAAACTTGGCTATAGCAACCAAGACGGCTGCCATTCAGTACCCAAACATGGCCACCATGCAGGAGCTTCAATGTAGGACAAATGAGCTGTCCAACTACACACAATTATTTCGGGCAATGATGGAATGA
- the CASS4 gene encoding cas scaffolding protein family member 4 isoform X5 — protein MLAKALYDNKAECPDELAFRKGDILTVLDQNILGSEGWWRCYLHGRQGLAPANRLQLLTIPQNESPVAQLNYNSLGRQQSSQNIYQVPTAPKTEVASMYERMENLYITPETQKPISGDIYQTPTCSPAQVFYERTNSSSSQHLLTLPRASRASNVTNISQPEVYDVPPSKLNVSVVSQRGTTPSPVNGRSPYLTPSEQQIYDIPSSPDTPGRSNVKTPKGSNVYDIPPMGTLAHQKNRSETPPASPHYNTLPNPRKSDWIYDYPLSPERNHLKDGCRKISIDRGMVYDVPPTRYGPVHSHCASGQIYDVPPQQSKPSLANQTLYDVPACRDISVPHQNGSLRKVSSTLGMQGLNHEDSKENVYDIPRGSSAGSPPKFEMSSISYNERVYDVPPPLPRNPKPTLHRLDKDRLSVSSSESRTSTLSTSSSGSSDSFTLSLPDESTAKVTLEPEVAIKRITELQERVSSSIASLMIFVSSKWRLQENMEANLEDIHRAVDSIILSLKQFIDFSQSIKINASHLTDTNIQTRINTQLQTLTDSFQTLSQNQEAINLCKWSLQALVIINKPHTTPDDLDQFVMVARTIPDDIKRFVSIIIANGKLLFKKTENEKKLKPVKEHVVSRKPQVLLRKGTKVLQESCANKTIEKHKDEKQQIFRQKAMEDNGYVYLQKKEDFEKMQHLSPIQQLENKTSPEEKRKGWLKPESRIYSCSDPGTGLLKEPTVLTKPEAPRSTEPVKKIALSESCYLYFGALQKAIRVFEDSLNKNETPEVFITHGKLIIMVGQKLVDLLCQDVKTNEARNDILFKSSELCSLLKNLAIATKTAAIQYPNMATMQELQCRTNELSNYTQLFRAMME, from the exons ATGTTGGCCAAAGCACTGTATGACAACAAGGCAGAATGCCCGGATGAGCTGGCCTTCCGAAAGGGTGACATCCTGACCGTGCTAGATCAGAATATCTTGGGTAGCGAGGGCTGGTGGAGGTGCTACCTACATGGACGACAAGGTCTTGCTCCGGCCAACCGGTTACAACTGTTGACCATACCCCAGAATGAGTCCCCAGTAGCACAGTTAAACTATAACTCCCTGGGCAGGCAACAATCTTCTCAGAACATCTACCAAGTGCCTACCGCACCCAAGACTGAGGTGGCATCCATGTACGAGAGGATGGAAAACCTATACATCACTCCGGAGACACAGAAGCCTATATCTGGGGACATCTATCAGACTCCTACTTGTTCTCCTGCTCAAGTCTTCTATGAAAGGACGAACAGCTCCTCCAGCCAG CATCTCTTGACTCTCCCAAGAGCGTCACGTGCTTCGAACGTCACCAACATATCCCAACCAGAAGTCTACGACGTACCACCTTCTAAGCTGAATGTTTCAGTTGTCTCCCAA CGGGGTACCACACCATCTCCAGTCAATGGACGTTCTCCATATCTCACCCCGTCTGAACAGCAAATTTATGACATCCCATCTAGTCCAGACACTCCAGGAAGAAGCAACGTCAAGACTCCTAAAGGTTCAAAT GTATATGACATACCGCCAATGGGTACATTGGCTCACCAAAAGAACAGAAGTGAAACTCCACCTGCTAGTCCTCATTACAACACTCTACCAAACCCCCGGAAGTCAGACTGGATCTACGACTACCCACTATCCCCAGAGAGAAATCATTTAAAAGATGGATGTAGAAAAATATCCATAGACAGAGGTATGGTGTACGATGTGCCTCCAACACGGTATGGACCAGTTCATTCCCATTGTGCATCAGGTCAAATATATGATGTCCCACCACAGCAAAGTAAACCATCATTGGCTAATCAAACTCTCTACGATGTTCCTGCATGCAGAGATATTTCTGTTCCACATCAAAATGGAAGCTTAAGGAAAGTCTCATCCACTTTAGGAATGCAAGGGTTGAATCACGAAGATTCCAAGGAAAATGTTTACGACATCCCAAGAGGATCATCTGCTGGGTCTCCCCCAAAGTTTGAGATGAGTAGTATATCATACAATGAGAGGGTATATGATGTACCTCCACCACTTCCAAGGAATCCTAAACCTACTCTACACAGACTTGACAAAGATAGGTTATCTGTCTCCAGCTCAGAAAGTCGAACCAGCACCTTGTCTACTTCATCCAGTGGTTCTAGTGACTCCTTTACGCTGTCTCTTCCAGATGAAAGCACCGCCAAGGTGACTCTAGAACCAGAAGTGGCAATTAAGAGGATTACTGAGCTTCAAGAACGGGTGTCGAGTTCTATAGCAAGCCTTATGATCTTTGTGAGCAGCAAATGGAGGCTTCAGGAAAACATGGAGGCCAATCTGGAGGACATTCACAGAGCTGTAGACAGTATTATTCTCTCGTTAAAACAGTTCATAGACTTTTCCCAGAGCATCAAGATCAATGCTTCTCACTTGACAGATACAAACATCCAAACGAGGATTAATACCCAGCTACAAACCCTTACAGACTCCTTCCAGACCCTCTCTCAAAATCAGGAAGCTATAAATCTGTGCAAATGgtcgcttcaggctttggtcattaTTAACAAACCTCATACGACACCTGATGATCTTGACCAGTTTGTCATGGTGGCCAGGACAATTCCAGATGACATCAAGCGCTTTGTGTCTATTATTATAGCCAATGGAAAACTTTTGTTTAAAAAAACAGAGAATGAGAAGAAGCTGAAACCTGTGAAAGAACATGTGGTGAGCCGAAAGCCACAGGTTCTCCTCCGCAAAGGAACCAAAGTTCTTCAGGAGTCATGTGCCAATAAAACCATTGAAAAACACAAGGATGAAAAACAGCAGATCTTCAGGCAGAAAGCTATGGAAGATAATGGATATGTCTACCTTCAG AAAAAAGAGGATTTTGAGAAAATGCAGCACTTATCTCCAATTCAACAGCTGGAAAATAAGACAAGTCCTGAAGAAAAG AGGAAAGGATGGCTGAAACCTGAATCCAGGATATATTCATGCAGTGACCCTGGCACAGGCCTCTTAAAA GAGCCCACAGTCCTAACGAAACCAGAAGCCCCTAGATCAACAGAACCAGTCAAGAAGATTGCACTGTCAGAGAGCTGCTACCTTTACTTTGGCGCTCTCCAGAAGGCAATCCGTGTTTTTGAAGACAGCCTCAACAAAAATGAGACACCAGAAGTCTTCATCACTCACGGAAAACTGATCATTATGGTCGGACAGAAACTGGTGGACCTTCTCTGCCAAGACGTCAAGACCAACGAAGCTCGCAATGACATTTTATTCAAGAGCAGTGAGCTTTGTAGTCTACTCAAAAACTTGGCTATAGCAACCAAGACGGCTGCCATTCAGTACCCAAACATGGCCACCATGCAGGAGCTTCAATGTAGGACAAATGAGCTGTCCAACTACACACAATTATTTCGGGCAATGATGGAATGA
- the CASS4 gene encoding cas scaffolding protein family member 4 isoform X4 translates to MKVTNMLAKALYDNKAECPDELAFRKGDILTVLDQNILGSEGWWRCYLHGRQGLAPANRLQLLTIPQNESPVAQLNYNSLGRQQSSQNIYQVPTAPKTEVASMYERMENLYITPETQKPISGDIYQTPTCSPAQVFYERTNSSSSQHLLTLPRASRASNVTNISQPEVYDVPPSKLNVSVVSQRGTTPSPVNGRSPYLTPSEQQIYDIPSSPDTPGRSNVKTPKGSNVYDIPPMGTLAHQKNRSETPPASPHYNTLPNPRKSDWIYDYPLSPERNHLKDGCRKISIDRGMVYDVPPTRYGPVHSHCASGQIYDVPPQQSKPSLANQTLYDVPACRDISVPHQNGSLRKVSSTLGMQGLNHEDSKENVYDIPRGSSAGSPPKFEMSSISYNERVYDVPPPLPRNPKPTLHRLDKDRLSVSSSESRTSTLSTSSSGSSDSFTLSLPDESTAKVTLEPEVAIKRITELQERVSSSIASLMIFVSSKWRLQENMEANLEDIHRAVDSIILSLKQFIDFSQSIKINASHLTDTNIQTRINTQLQTLTDSFQTLSQNQEAINLCKWSLQALVIINKPHTTPDDLDQFVMVARTIPDDIKRFVSIIIANGKLLFKKTENEKKLKPVKEHVVSRKPQVLLRKGTKVLQESCANKTIEKHKDEKQQIFRQKAMEDNGYVYLQKKEDFEKMQHLSPIQQLENKTSPEEKRKGWLKPESRIYSCSDPGTGLLKEPTVLTKPEAPRSTEPVKKIALSESCYLYFGALQKAIRVFEDSLNKNETPEVFITHGKLIIMVGQKLVDLLCQDVKTNEARNDILFKSSELCSLLKNLAIATKTAAIQYPNMATMQELQCRTNELSNYTQLFRAMME, encoded by the exons AACATGTTGGCCAAAGCACTGTATGACAACAAGGCAGAATGCCCGGATGAGCTGGCCTTCCGAAAGGGTGACATCCTGACCGTGCTAGATCAGAATATCTTGGGTAGCGAGGGCTGGTGGAGGTGCTACCTACATGGACGACAAGGTCTTGCTCCGGCCAACCGGTTACAACTGTTGACCATACCCCAGAATGAGTCCCCAGTAGCACAGTTAAACTATAACTCCCTGGGCAGGCAACAATCTTCTCAGAACATCTACCAAGTGCCTACCGCACCCAAGACTGAGGTGGCATCCATGTACGAGAGGATGGAAAACCTATACATCACTCCGGAGACACAGAAGCCTATATCTGGGGACATCTATCAGACTCCTACTTGTTCTCCTGCTCAAGTCTTCTATGAAAGGACGAACAGCTCCTCCAGCCAG CATCTCTTGACTCTCCCAAGAGCGTCACGTGCTTCGAACGTCACCAACATATCCCAACCAGAAGTCTACGACGTACCACCTTCTAAGCTGAATGTTTCAGTTGTCTCCCAA CGGGGTACCACACCATCTCCAGTCAATGGACGTTCTCCATATCTCACCCCGTCTGAACAGCAAATTTATGACATCCCATCTAGTCCAGACACTCCAGGAAGAAGCAACGTCAAGACTCCTAAAGGTTCAAAT GTATATGACATACCGCCAATGGGTACATTGGCTCACCAAAAGAACAGAAGTGAAACTCCACCTGCTAGTCCTCATTACAACACTCTACCAAACCCCCGGAAGTCAGACTGGATCTACGACTACCCACTATCCCCAGAGAGAAATCATTTAAAAGATGGATGTAGAAAAATATCCATAGACAGAGGTATGGTGTACGATGTGCCTCCAACACGGTATGGACCAGTTCATTCCCATTGTGCATCAGGTCAAATATATGATGTCCCACCACAGCAAAGTAAACCATCATTGGCTAATCAAACTCTCTACGATGTTCCTGCATGCAGAGATATTTCTGTTCCACATCAAAATGGAAGCTTAAGGAAAGTCTCATCCACTTTAGGAATGCAAGGGTTGAATCACGAAGATTCCAAGGAAAATGTTTACGACATCCCAAGAGGATCATCTGCTGGGTCTCCCCCAAAGTTTGAGATGAGTAGTATATCATACAATGAGAGGGTATATGATGTACCTCCACCACTTCCAAGGAATCCTAAACCTACTCTACACAGACTTGACAAAGATAGGTTATCTGTCTCCAGCTCAGAAAGTCGAACCAGCACCTTGTCTACTTCATCCAGTGGTTCTAGTGACTCCTTTACGCTGTCTCTTCCAGATGAAAGCACCGCCAAGGTGACTCTAGAACCAGAAGTGGCAATTAAGAGGATTACTGAGCTTCAAGAACGGGTGTCGAGTTCTATAGCAAGCCTTATGATCTTTGTGAGCAGCAAATGGAGGCTTCAGGAAAACATGGAGGCCAATCTGGAGGACATTCACAGAGCTGTAGACAGTATTATTCTCTCGTTAAAACAGTTCATAGACTTTTCCCAGAGCATCAAGATCAATGCTTCTCACTTGACAGATACAAACATCCAAACGAGGATTAATACCCAGCTACAAACCCTTACAGACTCCTTCCAGACCCTCTCTCAAAATCAGGAAGCTATAAATCTGTGCAAATGgtcgcttcaggctttggtcattaTTAACAAACCTCATACGACACCTGATGATCTTGACCAGTTTGTCATGGTGGCCAGGACAATTCCAGATGACATCAAGCGCTTTGTGTCTATTATTATAGCCAATGGAAAACTTTTGTTTAAAAAAACAGAGAATGAGAAGAAGCTGAAACCTGTGAAAGAACATGTGGTGAGCCGAAAGCCACAGGTTCTCCTCCGCAAAGGAACCAAAGTTCTTCAGGAGTCATGTGCCAATAAAACCATTGAAAAACACAAGGATGAAAAACAGCAGATCTTCAGGCAGAAAGCTATGGAAGATAATGGATATGTCTACCTTCAG AAAAAAGAGGATTTTGAGAAAATGCAGCACTTATCTCCAATTCAACAGCTGGAAAATAAGACAAGTCCTGAAGAAAAG AGGAAAGGATGGCTGAAACCTGAATCCAGGATATATTCATGCAGTGACCCTGGCACAGGCCTCTTAAAA GAGCCCACAGTCCTAACGAAACCAGAAGCCCCTAGATCAACAGAACCAGTCAAGAAGATTGCACTGTCAGAGAGCTGCTACCTTTACTTTGGCGCTCTCCAGAAGGCAATCCGTGTTTTTGAAGACAGCCTCAACAAAAATGAGACACCAGAAGTCTTCATCACTCACGGAAAACTGATCATTATGGTCGGACAGAAACTGGTGGACCTTCTCTGCCAAGACGTCAAGACCAACGAAGCTCGCAATGACATTTTATTCAAGAGCAGTGAGCTTTGTAGTCTACTCAAAAACTTGGCTATAGCAACCAAGACGGCTGCCATTCAGTACCCAAACATGGCCACCATGCAGGAGCTTCAATGTAGGACAAATGAGCTGTCCAACTACACACAATTATTTCGGGCAATGATGGAATGA
- the CASS4 gene encoding cas scaffolding protein family member 4 isoform X1, with protein sequence MEVTVQGLSKKMSPGWKKLSCRSAPDGKDVKSERFHQRTSANMLAKALYDNKAECPDELAFRKGDILTVLDQNILGSEGWWRCYLHGRQGLAPANRLQLLTIPQNESPVAQLNYNSLGRQQSSQNIYQVPTAPKTEVASMYERMENLYITPETQKPISGDIYQTPTCSPAQVFYERTNSSSSQHLLTLPRASRASNVTNISQPEVYDVPPSKLNVSVVSQRGTTPSPVNGRSPYLTPSEQQIYDIPSSPDTPGRSNVKTPKGSNVYDIPPMGTLAHQKNRSETPPASPHYNTLPNPRKSDWIYDYPLSPERNHLKDGCRKISIDRGMVYDVPPTRYGPVHSHCASGQIYDVPPQQSKPSLANQTLYDVPACRDISVPHQNGSLRKVSSTLGMQGLNHEDSKENVYDIPRGSSAGSPPKFEMSSISYNERVYDVPPPLPRNPKPTLHRLDKDRLSVSSSESRTSTLSTSSSGSSDSFTLSLPDESTAKVTLEPEVAIKRITELQERVSSSIASLMIFVSSKWRLQENMEANLEDIHRAVDSIILSLKQFIDFSQSIKINASHLTDTNIQTRINTQLQTLTDSFQTLSQNQEAINLCKWSLQALVIINKPHTTPDDLDQFVMVARTIPDDIKRFVSIIIANGKLLFKKTENEKKLKPVKEHVVSRKPQVLLRKGTKVLQESCANKTIEKHKDEKQQIFRQKAMEDNGYVYLQKKEDFEKMQHLSPIQQLENKTSPEEKRKGWLKPESRIYSCSDPGTGLLKEPTVLTKPEAPRSTEPVKKIALSESCYLYFGALQKAIRVFEDSLNKNETPEVFITHGKLIIMVGQKLVDLLCQDVKTNEARNDILFKSSELCSLLKNLAIATKTAAIQYPNMATMQELQCRTNELSNYTQLFRAMME encoded by the exons AACATGTTGGCCAAAGCACTGTATGACAACAAGGCAGAATGCCCGGATGAGCTGGCCTTCCGAAAGGGTGACATCCTGACCGTGCTAGATCAGAATATCTTGGGTAGCGAGGGCTGGTGGAGGTGCTACCTACATGGACGACAAGGTCTTGCTCCGGCCAACCGGTTACAACTGTTGACCATACCCCAGAATGAGTCCCCAGTAGCACAGTTAAACTATAACTCCCTGGGCAGGCAACAATCTTCTCAGAACATCTACCAAGTGCCTACCGCACCCAAGACTGAGGTGGCATCCATGTACGAGAGGATGGAAAACCTATACATCACTCCGGAGACACAGAAGCCTATATCTGGGGACATCTATCAGACTCCTACTTGTTCTCCTGCTCAAGTCTTCTATGAAAGGACGAACAGCTCCTCCAGCCAG CATCTCTTGACTCTCCCAAGAGCGTCACGTGCTTCGAACGTCACCAACATATCCCAACCAGAAGTCTACGACGTACCACCTTCTAAGCTGAATGTTTCAGTTGTCTCCCAA CGGGGTACCACACCATCTCCAGTCAATGGACGTTCTCCATATCTCACCCCGTCTGAACAGCAAATTTATGACATCCCATCTAGTCCAGACACTCCAGGAAGAAGCAACGTCAAGACTCCTAAAGGTTCAAAT GTATATGACATACCGCCAATGGGTACATTGGCTCACCAAAAGAACAGAAGTGAAACTCCACCTGCTAGTCCTCATTACAACACTCTACCAAACCCCCGGAAGTCAGACTGGATCTACGACTACCCACTATCCCCAGAGAGAAATCATTTAAAAGATGGATGTAGAAAAATATCCATAGACAGAGGTATGGTGTACGATGTGCCTCCAACACGGTATGGACCAGTTCATTCCCATTGTGCATCAGGTCAAATATATGATGTCCCACCACAGCAAAGTAAACCATCATTGGCTAATCAAACTCTCTACGATGTTCCTGCATGCAGAGATATTTCTGTTCCACATCAAAATGGAAGCTTAAGGAAAGTCTCATCCACTTTAGGAATGCAAGGGTTGAATCACGAAGATTCCAAGGAAAATGTTTACGACATCCCAAGAGGATCATCTGCTGGGTCTCCCCCAAAGTTTGAGATGAGTAGTATATCATACAATGAGAGGGTATATGATGTACCTCCACCACTTCCAAGGAATCCTAAACCTACTCTACACAGACTTGACAAAGATAGGTTATCTGTCTCCAGCTCAGAAAGTCGAACCAGCACCTTGTCTACTTCATCCAGTGGTTCTAGTGACTCCTTTACGCTGTCTCTTCCAGATGAAAGCACCGCCAAGGTGACTCTAGAACCAGAAGTGGCAATTAAGAGGATTACTGAGCTTCAAGAACGGGTGTCGAGTTCTATAGCAAGCCTTATGATCTTTGTGAGCAGCAAATGGAGGCTTCAGGAAAACATGGAGGCCAATCTGGAGGACATTCACAGAGCTGTAGACAGTATTATTCTCTCGTTAAAACAGTTCATAGACTTTTCCCAGAGCATCAAGATCAATGCTTCTCACTTGACAGATACAAACATCCAAACGAGGATTAATACCCAGCTACAAACCCTTACAGACTCCTTCCAGACCCTCTCTCAAAATCAGGAAGCTATAAATCTGTGCAAATGgtcgcttcaggctttggtcattaTTAACAAACCTCATACGACACCTGATGATCTTGACCAGTTTGTCATGGTGGCCAGGACAATTCCAGATGACATCAAGCGCTTTGTGTCTATTATTATAGCCAATGGAAAACTTTTGTTTAAAAAAACAGAGAATGAGAAGAAGCTGAAACCTGTGAAAGAACATGTGGTGAGCCGAAAGCCACAGGTTCTCCTCCGCAAAGGAACCAAAGTTCTTCAGGAGTCATGTGCCAATAAAACCATTGAAAAACACAAGGATGAAAAACAGCAGATCTTCAGGCAGAAAGCTATGGAAGATAATGGATATGTCTACCTTCAG AAAAAAGAGGATTTTGAGAAAATGCAGCACTTATCTCCAATTCAACAGCTGGAAAATAAGACAAGTCCTGAAGAAAAG AGGAAAGGATGGCTGAAACCTGAATCCAGGATATATTCATGCAGTGACCCTGGCACAGGCCTCTTAAAA GAGCCCACAGTCCTAACGAAACCAGAAGCCCCTAGATCAACAGAACCAGTCAAGAAGATTGCACTGTCAGAGAGCTGCTACCTTTACTTTGGCGCTCTCCAGAAGGCAATCCGTGTTTTTGAAGACAGCCTCAACAAAAATGAGACACCAGAAGTCTTCATCACTCACGGAAAACTGATCATTATGGTCGGACAGAAACTGGTGGACCTTCTCTGCCAAGACGTCAAGACCAACGAAGCTCGCAATGACATTTTATTCAAGAGCAGTGAGCTTTGTAGTCTACTCAAAAACTTGGCTATAGCAACCAAGACGGCTGCCATTCAGTACCCAAACATGGCCACCATGCAGGAGCTTCAATGTAGGACAAATGAGCTGTCCAACTACACACAATTATTTCGGGCAATGATGGAATGA